In Lycium barbarum isolate Lr01 chromosome 9, ASM1917538v2, whole genome shotgun sequence, the DNA window TAAGTGACGATTTAAATGATATATTGTCTTGTATGAATAAAAGtccctaatatgctaaacgctagtagattttggctagtaagtatgtacgagtgtccgcctcgggcactagtcacggcctacggggttgggtcgtgacagaacaaGAACTCGGGGCATTAACCCTTGTTTAATAGATTCACTTAGagataagaggaatttacttggctcaatattaaccgttcttcatatatactcttttatatttgggaaaatcataaagagaaatagtccttaactattggaaaatattaagGATTAcattagaggttaagtgcattcgtacaacaatccattagatatatatcaagatcaatacctatAGCATACATTTTATCTAAAAGGGGACACAGCTTAGGTTTCTTTAATCATATTCATTACAATCAAAGCAATTAGTTAATAAACAACAATCTTATACAACTTCACGGAACACAAAATTAAGACCGCAAGAAAGTATTCAACTACTTTAGTTGCCTTTTCACACCCTAATCCCTGTGAGATTCGATCCAGCATTggtgggttactatatttgacattgtCCTATCTATGCCATTTAATATGTGTAATTTGAGAGTATCAAATATTGtcaccgttgccggggaatatggTTTTAAAATTATTGAATAGTTTGTGCTTTACGTAAAGTATTTTTCTATTCCATAACACCGTGTTTGCTGTTTACTGTGAACCAAGTGGTCATGAACAACAGAGGAGGACATGGAGCAGGTAAGAATAGGAATTTGCAAGAGCAAGACCCACCAGTGGAAGTAGAGGTTGACAATGTCTTTGCGGATATGCTAGACGAGGTGGATTATGCATTTGCTATTGTTCCACCTAGGGTGAATGTTGCAAACTGCAAGATTGACTCCACTATCTACCAACTTCTCAAACTTGAGGGATATTTTCAAAACTCTACCGATCATGACGTCACCCACATTTGAAGAATTTTATGGGTGTGTGTGCCCGAGATATGCAGAATGTTGTTCCAGATGATGCTATTAGCCTAAGAGTTTTAAAATACTCTTTAGCCGATGAAGCAAGCGTTTGGTTTGAGAAACTGCCTGAGTTGGTGTCTATTTTTCTCAAGAAGTGGTTTCGGCCGAGCAAGAAAGCTGAAAttcatgacaagttatatgattTCAAATAGcttccgggggaacaactattTGAAGCTCGGGAGAGATTCAAGTAATATTTGCAGAAGTCTCCAAATCATCGTTTTCCAGAACATAttttgatggagaagttctatagAGGGTTAGATCCATTGACACAAGCAGTAATAATGCAGCTGGTGGTGTTTTGTGGACAAGGCATAGGCCCGAATCACTCGGTCGCTTGATAAGCTTACTACTCACAATCAAGCATGGCATTCGAGTGGTACTGACTGTGTAGCCTATAGAGCTCCAATGATCCATAACAGTATGAAGGAGAATTAAGAGACTCAGCAGACTCTAGCTCAGATAGCAACCAATATTTCTTTGCTGACAAAGAGACTTAATGACAGAGAAGCGAAGAAAGTCAATGTTGTTAAAGAAGTTCCGGGAATGCCTTAGGGCATGTACCAAGTTcaagagggtccatatcaagaggggCCTCCTATGCAGTAtgaagatgctaactatgttaataactctcaagggggttaccaaaggTAAAATTACCGAGGAGGCTATCAGAATTAGACTCAGAATCAATGGAGGCCTCAACAGGGACAAGgtaattacaacaacaactatggtggCTCGAACcaggggaacaacaacaacaacaataattttgGAAACAGAAGTTCCAACCCATATATTCTACCAAAAGGTCAGCCGAATGAGCAAGGGAGTTCTAAGTTAGAGAGCATGCTTGAGAATGTGCTAGCCAACCAAGACAAAGCAAATAGAACATTCAAGGGGTTGACCGAAACTATGGGATCTCACACTActtccattcagaagctcgaGTTGCAGATGTGAGGTATTTTCAGAGAACAACACCCTCCACAGAAGGGAGGACATcctagtgacactattccaaatccgaAGAGTGGTGGAGGTAATTCTTATGAGAGGTGTGTTGCTATTAGCACTCGGAGTGGGAAACTACTTCAAAGTGCAGAGAAGAAGGTGATTAATCTCGAGCCAGTTGCTAAATAAGAAGAGGCACAATTTGATGTGCCAATAATTGTTGAGAAGGTCCAGACAGAGGTTCCTATTACTACGCAAGTTGCCGATATTCCGAAAAATTCTAAAAAGCATGAAGGAAATAGTGACACTAGCAAGGCACAGTTAAtggggctcttcgccctttgacctAACAATTTAAATCTACACCTTCCTTTCCACAGAGGTTGGTGAAGAAGACAGAGGATGTTAAGTGTCAGAGGTTCTATGATCATTTAAAGTAGTTATCGATGAACATTCCTTTTCTTGATGCCCTCCAAGAGATGCTGGGTTTTGCAAAATAGTTGAAGGAGTTGTTGAAAAAGAAAAGACCGATCAAGCATGACAATGTGTGTCTGACTCATCATATTAGTTCTATCATATCTACagccagtgttcagaagaaagaGGATCCAACAGCCTTTATTATGCCATGTTCTGTTGATCACCATGAATTTGCTCATGCTTTATGTGATAATGGGGCTAGCATTATCCTCATGCTGCTTGCTATCTATAAGCACTCGGGGTTGGGAATACCTAGACCTACCACCATGCGACTACAGTTGGCTGATAGATCTATAAAGAGGCCAGTTTGGGTtgttgatgatgtgcttgttcgAGTTGGAAAATTTCTTCTACCAGTAGATTTTGTAATTCttgattgtgttgttgatcaagATAGATCTATTATTCTTGGGATACCTTTCCTTACCACGggaagggctcttatggattcagagTAGAACGAGATCAAGTTTCGTGTTAACGATGAAGAGGTGACTTTTCagcggtgtatgatgtctattttctcggtTATGGTTGAGGACTTCTTGgaggtcttcatggatgatttctcatTTTTGTGTGATTCATTTGATGAATTTCTTGACCACTTAGGTCGGGTGCTGAAGAGATGTGAGGAGACTAATCTTGTGCTTAATTGGAAGAAATGCAATTTTATGGAAAAAGAAGGGATCGTCCtcagtcacaaaatctctgagaaAGGGGTTGAGGTTGATCAAGATAAAATAAATGTCATTGCCAAGCATCCTCTACCCATCTCTTGAAAGGAGTCTGAAGCTTTTTGGGGCATGCCGGTTTCTATCGGTGCTTTATtaaggatttctccaagattgctaaccccatgtgcaagcttcttgaaaaagggGCTAAGTTTGATTTCGATGAGAAATGCCGCAAGGCATTTGATGAGTTGAAGGAGCGTCTTActtctgctcctattattgtttcaCCAGACTGGTCACTACCATTTGagctgatgtgtgatgcaagcggTTTTTTCTGTTGGTGTTGTGCTTTGTCAAAGGAATAATAAGATCATGCACCTGATTTACTATGCTGCCAAAATGCTCAATGTGACGCAGATGAATTATATTGTTACTAAGCAGGAGCTGCTTGCTATAGTCTTTGCGTTCGAGAAATTCAAGGCCTATCTGTTAGGGTCCAAGGTGGTTGTATACACTGATCATGCAACATTGAGGTAGCTGATAGCGAAGAAAGATACAAAACTACGATTAATTAGATGGGTCCTCTTGCTGCAAGAATTTGACATCGAGGTGAAAGATCGCAAAGGGTCTGAAAATAAGGTTACAAATCATCTCTCAcagcttgaagaagctgggagactaTTAGACGAGCTTGATATAGCTGATGCACTCCCAGATGAGAGAGTTCTAGTGTGTCGTCTgaggtggcaccatggtatgaAAATATCGCCAACATTTTGGTGACGAGTCTTATTCCAAATGAAATAAAGACATTTCAGAAGAAAATGTTCTTAAGGAACTCTTGTCAGTACTATTGGGATAAGCCATACTTGTTCCGAACATGCACTGACAATGTCATTCGATGTTGTGTCCCTGAGTCGAAAGCGATGGATATTCTGAAGGCCAGCCATGACTCCCCTATCGGGGGACATCATTGTGGAAATCGGACTGCAGCTAAAGTACTCGAGTGTGGGTATTACTGGCCAACGTTTTATCATGATGCGAACTTGATTGTGAAATCCTATGATCGATGCCAACGTTAGGGGGCGATCGCTAAGAGGAatgagatgcctatgaatttcgTGATGGAAGTTGAACTCTTTGATGTTTGGGGTATTGACTTTATGGGGCCCTTTGTGAGTTCCGGTGGCATGAAATATATTTTGGTTACTGTTGATTATGTTTCGATATGGGTAGAAGTAatggctttacccaataatgaggGGAGGAGTGTCATCTAATTTCTCAAGAAGAACATCTTCATCCGATTCGGCACCCCACGGGCTCTTATTAGTGATAGCGGTATGCACTTCTGTAACAAGTCATTTGCGGTACTGCTTGAAAAGTATGGTGTTGATCATCGGGTGGCCACTCCATATCACCCTCAAACTAGTGGTCAGGTGGAAGTCTCCAAGGgggagataaagagcatcttgGCCAAGACAGTCAATGTAAACAGAACCTACTGGGCTCGAAAACTTGATAATGCTCTTAGGGCGTACAGAAAAGCATTTAAAATGCCTATAGGGACTTCTCCTTATAGGCTGGTTTTTGGCAAGGCGTGCCATCTGCCGGTAGAACTTGAGCACAAGGCCTTGTGAGCACTAAAGAAGTTGAACATGGACTGGGAAGAAGCAACCAAGCTGAGGTTATTTCAGATGAATGAAATGGCCGAATTCCCGTACCATGCCTATGAAAGTGTGGCCTTGTAcaaggagaaaatgaaataataccatGATGTCAAGATCCTCAAGCGGGACTTTCAGAAGGGTGATTCTGTCCTACTGTATAACTCAAATATGAAGCTCTTTCTAGGAAAATTAAAATCCAGATGGTCCGGACCTTTCGAAGTGGTGAGTGTTTCACCCAATGGCTCAATGGAATTGAAGTCCATGGATGGGACTCGAACATTTAGGGTGAATGGCCAGAGGGTGAAGTACTACCATTTGTTCATTGATGGTGACCGCATTGTGGACAAACACTGGTTGAAGCATGGTTACACTCCCAATCCTGAATAGAGTGGTAAcatcgtcgtgccgcgacgttaaatcaagcactTCTTGGGAAGCAAACCAAGTTTATATTCATGTATTTTTGGTTTTTAGAATAGTTTTATGTGTGTAGGATGTGCACAGGTTGGAAGAAGGAACTGCAAAAACACCGATGGAAATTCTGCGCCACAATTTACGGACTGCAAAACTTTTTATGGACCGTAAATGGAAGCGCAGAATTGAAATGATCAAAAACGCACACTATTCCTGTTATACGCCAGATTTTACGGTCCGTAGAAAattctacggtccgtaaaagGAAGCGTATAATAGGTTCAGCAAAACAGGCTCACTATTTTTGCTTTACGCCAGATTATATGGTCTGTAGAAAATTCTACGGTCGGTAAAAGGAAGTGTATAATGGAGCATGGATATCAAGCTCACTGTTACGCTTTTACACCCAACTTAACGGCCCGTAGAAAATTTTACGAACCGTGAAGTGAAGCGTAAAAGTATGATAGTGAGTGGGTTGCGACATCATCCTCTAGGTAAGTTAAGTGACCGTAGAATGGTCCATAAAGTATTCTATGGTCTgttaaaaaatgaagaaaaaaaagaggAGTCATAAAAGTTAAAACTCGCGGTTAGGGTTAACATAAAACCAATTTCCATTCAAATCAAATTTCCCCCTTCCAGTACAAAACTAACATTCCCTATCCTTTCCCACTCCAAATCAAATTcctattatttctccacaaattACTCCACTACATTACCTCCCTTTATTCCACCACCAAACATAAGCAGTCGTTACCATCCCCTCATAACAGACCCTAGCCGTCTAATAATCGAGAAAGAAAATTGTCTGCAAGTTTTGTGTTTGTCCGCCATTGCAACCAACTCATATTAAAGGTATGTTGACTCATTTCCACTCTTCTTCTCAGATATGATGATTCTTAAAGGTGATAGTAACAACTGCCAAGTTGTTTTTTTGAAACTTGAATGCAAAATCATGGGATTTAGGCTTAGGAGTCCATGTTTGATaattttagttgggggtggggatATTAGCATGTTGGCTATTGTTGTTAAACTCATGGGATATTAGCATgttgggttggagggcatttctATCATCAATTTCAAATTTTGATGTCGTAATTCATTATGCCCGCCAACTGTTCAATTAAAAGCCTCAATGAACAAAAGTGTTAAAAGgttgaagtctgagtaaccccggGGCTTATGCGAGTGTGAAAACTGTGTTTTGAATTGCTAGGCGTCATCATGATCATGTGTGATGTGTAAAAAGTGTAATTCGAATGGTTTCATGACTGGGGACATAAAACAACTGAACTGTCTTGTATGGGAGGTTTACGACCAAattgacggaccgtaaacttgTTTACGAACTCTTAAAGTGTGTCATAAAATCCCTATACAAGACATGAGTACACTATTCCTATTTTACGATGCAACTTAAGGACCGTACAATTTTCTACGGACCGTAACTTGCACCGTAAAATAGATTTCCCAAGTTTTGATTCAATGTTACCATTTTACGATAAGCTTTACGGGCTGCAAAATTTTTTACGGACCGTGGAACTCTAACGTCAAATAGTCTTCTAAAATCTTGTTCATTGTTACCATTTGACGCCACATCCTACAGACCGTAAAACTTTTCACGACCCATGAAATATTTTACGGTCCAATACTGTCATATTCTAACTGTGTATATATGAACTTGTGTTTCATTTTAAGTTTGTATTTTGGTTTGTTTTGCCTTAAATTCATAAAACAAAACCCAaaaatattttgttttattttcttggaTGGTGGTACTAATATTGTTTACATAGGTATGGCTCCAAAGAATCCAGTAAGGCGAGGGGGTGCTCAACCCACGGGCAGAGGCCGAGGTAGGGGCCAACCACAAGGCCACCTGCGTCTTCGTGACGAATCTGAGGATGCTGGCGAGTAGTCAGAGGATAATTTACCATTGGCCAGAGTAACCCGAACTAGGGATGCCACTCAAGCTTGACAATCTTCCTAGTCTGAAGAGGGGGAATCTTCGTCATCCAGTAGTAGCTCAGCCAATAAGGAAGAGGCCACGAGGCTGCGAGATATCAGAATGAAGGAAAGGTCACAACACAACGCTCGGTTCTCTGTTGGGTCAAAATAAATATATGACCAAGGAATAGAGGAGAAAGAAAGGGGTAGGCCCAGAAGAAGCATCCACGAGGAAAATAGAACAAACATGGATGGGTTGGAGGCACTCCCATGAATCCTCTCTCTCAGTGACTATTATCAATGGAATTTTCTCAGTCGACCCCTAGGAGATTATATCCCTACTCTAGTTGGGGAGTTCTATGCcaattattgtcacgacccaactaggggcgcgacgggtacccggggctaaccaccgagcaccgcttattctattactcatcaaGCTCATTTAATGCACTTTTATTACTTTTATACTCAACTcatgagaaaatcatcttttcatttgagaacacgaaaatatttttatatgcaaaagcctttaggctatcaaaataatatatacatacacaatagcaatctcgtgagaccatctaacccacactgtgtaactacgagcctctactggagtgctcgTCATGCCAaacaatacatatacatgaatgtacacaaaagaataatcaagcacctccggaacgaaggagtgctttcaatcggctgacagctactacggaccTGGGTCGAGctttcctccctgtctacctgtgggcatgaacata includes these proteins:
- the LOC132611918 gene encoding uncharacterized protein LOC132611918 is translated as MHFCNKSFAVLLEKYGVDHRVATPYHPQTSGQVEVSKGEIKSILAKTVNVNRTYWARKLDNALRAYRKAFKMPIGTSPYRLVFGKACHLPVELEHKALWSGPFEVVSVSPNGSMELKSMDGTRTFRVNGQRVKYYHLFIDGDRIVDKHWLKHGYTPNPE